A window of Candidatus Neomarinimicrobiota bacterium genomic DNA:
AAGTGGTAAAGGAAATTCATCTGTTTCATAGGATGCATTAACAAATTCAACATTCCCTCCATTATCAGGATCGGGGTCCACGCTGAACTTTTGATCCCGCCCAGACATTTTCATATCAGATCCATAATTAGAAAGACTGGCTCCAAGGCGAATACCGTTGAAAGGTGTCACAAATAATGCGCCAAGATCGGCAGCAATAGAAGTTGCGGCAGCATGCCAAATACTTTGTCGGATATATTTGATGTTACCACCAATAGAAAATTGGTCTGTTAACTTTCTGGCATAACTTATAGTCATAGCCAAGTCACTGGCATCAAAGAATTCACCAGTTCCATTTGGCTTTTCTACTGTGCGTACCAAATCCTCTGGGACTGTCAGGCTGGTCATGCTGAAACCGATTACCCCAACGCGTTTTAAATTGATGGCAAAAGCGGCATAATTAAAATTGATACCAGCAAGCCAATCACTGTTCATAAACATAGTTTCCATCCGGTCAATCGATGCCAACCCTGCGGGATTCCAATACATCGAACTAATATTACCTCTCATTGCTGTGAAGGCATTTCCCATAGCAGATGCTCGGGCATCGACACCAATTTTCAGAAATTGAGCTGCAGTGGTACCAGTTTTTGTGATGGACTCCGTATTGTCCAATTGGGCTATGATGAGGGAGGATAAAAATAAGAGGAGGATGAAGCGTTTCATTTTATGACAGCCATCCTTCCAATTTTTTCACCCAGTTTTCCAGCATCCACATGGTAGATATAAACACCATAAGCGATGGGGAAATTATCTTTGGTAGTTAAATCCCATGTTTCTTGCCCATCATCAAAAGTGGATGAATGTAAAATTTCTTTCACCAATTCTCCCGTGGTGGTATATATCCGAATCGTAC
This region includes:
- a CDS encoding PorV/PorQ family protein; translated protein: MKRFILLLFLSSLIIAQLDNTESITKTGTTAAQFLKIGVDARASAMGNAFTAMRGNISSMYWNPAGLASIDRMETMFMNSDWLAGINFNYAAFAINLKRVGVIGFSMTSLTVPEDLVRTVEKPNGTGEFFDASDLAMTISYARKLTDQFSIGGNIKYIRQSIWHAAATSIAADLGALFVTPFNGIRLGASLSNYGSDMKMSGRDQKFSVDPDPDNGGNVEFVNASYETDEFPLPLLFRVGLSGEIIQTEKMRLSFAVDALHPNDNVEWVNAGFEYALAETFFLRGGMTTLFREDSEEGLTFGGGINYRVGGSATMLKIDYSYSAFGRLKNVQRLALGLRF